One Microplitis mediator isolate UGA2020A chromosome 3, iyMicMedi2.1, whole genome shotgun sequence DNA segment encodes these proteins:
- the LOC130665407 gene encoding poly [ADP-ribose] polymerase 1-like isoform X1 produces the protein MLSRNYPIMNRYLPYKVEYIPNNDNNRRVKCRYCRRYIEYPDTMRIAEIQLSHLYDGTMSKWFHILCIRRHDNQITVQRISNLDNIRWDDQQLIREIIGGNNALPKEKINFNNDDRRREQNVRFFQLRDQLNELSDSELIYLMEYNSQFYPYEHRYWKDGKMCYSERDTLLNEVTDRMLFGKLDMCDFEHSHAYGYLVFEPDIGYKCKGKRRERARCLNIIDRPGRSQFKLTWKIREKSEFLQAYECQIGERLFFDNSASAVTDEINETNNTVILRSNSEIEAYTTIFQNNHGEIYSKLFIQTDLQLNINKYYHLEIRKHLRDEKYWLLRRWGRIGTHSDNKMLEPLTLDECREKYQTKVSEMKNYIEMDIDINFQNRIDKINSTPTDPIEVLMKLIYDKNILKEEFMNEFHLDLNEIPIVKVSERWIGKAGIILEEIRSFIVGHESNDKIFNLIDKSNEYYSHIPHAFGNQRPPIIDDLVKYEKELIKLNSLIQMNVPRNFNNPQMEDNISPLEIFYRKLNIEIEVLNRDHEHFQIIQQYVKNTHSPRHNSYKIIISEIFSLKKHGNYHEKYEEQSNTLGNKKWLWHGTNLINIPGILLNDFRILPPEAHITGVTFGQGIYFTDIVSKAAKFSGTKSQNSIGILLLCEVALGKIKGCKKNDSITINPDGYDSILSTGNIFPNPLESFTIPGEIEVPCGTIGNCINYPNNLHHNEYVIYDSNQVKLKYLVQVEYLYDVNKNYNSEY, from the exons ATGCTATCCAGAAACTATCCAATCATGAATAGATATTTGCCATATAAAGTTGAATATATTccaaataatgataataataggCGTGTAAAGTGTAGATACTGCAGAAGATACATTGAATATCCGGATACAATGAGGATTGCGGAAATCCAGCtg AGTCATCTGTATGATGGAACTATGAGCAAATGGTTTCATATTCTATGTATTCGGAGACATGACAATCAGATTACAGTACAGAGAATTTCGAATTTAGATAACATTCGATGGGATGACCAACAACTTATAAGAGAAATTATTG GTGGTAATAACGCTCTACCaaaggaaaaaattaacttcaaCAATGATGATCGTCGAAGAGAACAGAACGTTCGGTTTTTTCAACTACGGGATCAATTAAACGAATTAAGTGACAGTGAATTGATCTATTTAATGGAATATAATTCTCAATTTTATCCCTATGAACATAGATATTGGAAAGATGGCAAAATGTGTTATAGTGAAAGAGATACTCTACTGAACGAAGTCACTGATCGTATGTTATTCGGAAAACTGGATATGTGCGATTTTGAACATTCGCATGCATATGGGTATTTGGTATTTGAACCGGACATTGGTTATAAATGTAAGGGTAAAAGAAGAGAACGGGCAAGATGTTTGAATATTATCGACAGACCAGGCAGATCTCAGTTTAAGTTGACGTGgaaaataagagaaaaatctGAATTTTTGCAGGCTTACGAATGTCAAATTGGAGAAAGACTATTTTTTGACAATTCTGCTAGCGCGGTCACCGATGAAATTAACGAAACTAATAATACTGTAATACTGCGATCAAACAGCGAAATCGAGGCTTACActacgatttttcaaaataatcatggcgaaatatattcaaaacTATTTATACAAACTGATCTTCAACTAAACATAAATAAGTATTACCACCTCGAAATTCGCAAACACTTAAGAGATGAAAAATATTGGCTTCTCCGAAGGTGGGGTAGAATAGGAACACACTCTGATAATAAAATGCTTGAACCACTGACTCTAGACGAGTGTCGTGAAAAATATCAAACAAAAGTTTCCGAAATGAAGAACTACATCGAAATGgatattgatataaatttccaaaatagaatcgataaaataaatagtaccCCGACAGATCCAATTGAAGTGCTCATGAAacttatttatgataaaaatattttaaaagaagaATTTATGAATGAATTCCATcttgatttaaatgaaataccAATCGTAAAAGTATCGGAACGCTGGATTGGAAAAGCTGGAATAATTTTAGAAGAAATTCGCTCATTTATTGTTGGCCATGAAAGTAATGACAAGATATTCAATCTGATAGATAAGTCTAATGAATACTATTCACACATACCACATGCATTTGGTAATCAACGGCCTCCAATAATAGATGATTTAGTAAAGTATGAAAAagagttaataaaattaaattccttgATCCAAATGAATGTTCcacgtaattttaataatcctCAAATGGAGGATAACATAAGTCCATTAGAAATCTTTTACCGAAAGTTGAATATAGAAATAGAAGTGCTTAATCGAGACCACgaacattttcaaataattcaacagTACGTCAAAAATACACATTCACCTAGACataatagttataaaataataatatcagagatattttcacttaaaaaacatggaaattatcatgaaaagtATGAAGAACAATCGAATACTCTCGGAAATAAAAAGTGGCTTTGGCATGGGACTAATTTGATTAATATACCTGGTATTTTATTAAACGATTTCAGAATATTGCCGCCTGAAGCTCATATCACGGGAGTTACATTTGGGCAAGGCATCTATTTTACTGATATAGTTTCTAAAGCAGCGAAATTTTCTGGTACCAAATCCCAAAATTCAATAGGTATATTGTTGCTATGTGAAGTCGCATTAGGTAAAATAAAAggatgcaaaaaaaatgattctatAACTATAAACCCCGATGGATATGACTCGATTCTAAGCACAGGGAACATTTTTCCAAACCCTCTTGAATCGTTTACGATTCCGGGAGAGATAGAAGTTCCCTGCGGAACAATAGGTAATTGTATTAATTACCCAAATAACTTACACCATAATGAATACGTCATTTATGATTCcaatcaagtcaaattaaaatatcttgtTCAAGTAGAATACCTTTATGATGTCAATAAGAACTATAACTCTGaatattaa
- the LOC130665407 gene encoding poly [ADP-ribose] polymerase 1-like isoform X2 has translation MSLDYFQYMSKYLPYKVEYIPSDKSQCFECRGKIKRIENIRIGKIVPSHLYDGTMSKWFHILCIRRHDNQITVQRISNLDNIRWDDQQLIREIIGGNNALPKEKINFNNDDRRREQNVRFFQLRDQLNELSDSELIYLMEYNSQFYPYEHRYWKDGKMCYSERDTLLNEVTDRMLFGKLDMCDFEHSHAYGYLVFEPDIGYKCKGKRRERARCLNIIDRPGRSQFKLTWKIREKSEFLQAYECQIGERLFFDNSASAVTDEINETNNTVILRSNSEIEAYTTIFQNNHGEIYSKLFIQTDLQLNINKYYHLEIRKHLRDEKYWLLRRWGRIGTHSDNKMLEPLTLDECREKYQTKVSEMKNYIEMDIDINFQNRIDKINSTPTDPIEVLMKLIYDKNILKEEFMNEFHLDLNEIPIVKVSERWIGKAGIILEEIRSFIVGHESNDKIFNLIDKSNEYYSHIPHAFGNQRPPIIDDLVKYEKELIKLNSLIQMNVPRNFNNPQMEDNISPLEIFYRKLNIEIEVLNRDHEHFQIIQQYVKNTHSPRHNSYKIIISEIFSLKKHGNYHEKYEEQSNTLGNKKWLWHGTNLINIPGILLNDFRILPPEAHITGVTFGQGIYFTDIVSKAAKFSGTKSQNSIGILLLCEVALGKIKGCKKNDSITINPDGYDSILSTGNIFPNPLESFTIPGEIEVPCGTIGNCINYPNNLHHNEYVIYDSNQVKLKYLVQVEYLYDVNKNYNSEY, from the exons AGTCATCTGTATGATGGAACTATGAGCAAATGGTTTCATATTCTATGTATTCGGAGACATGACAATCAGATTACAGTACAGAGAATTTCGAATTTAGATAACATTCGATGGGATGACCAACAACTTATAAGAGAAATTATTG GTGGTAATAACGCTCTACCaaaggaaaaaattaacttcaaCAATGATGATCGTCGAAGAGAACAGAACGTTCGGTTTTTTCAACTACGGGATCAATTAAACGAATTAAGTGACAGTGAATTGATCTATTTAATGGAATATAATTCTCAATTTTATCCCTATGAACATAGATATTGGAAAGATGGCAAAATGTGTTATAGTGAAAGAGATACTCTACTGAACGAAGTCACTGATCGTATGTTATTCGGAAAACTGGATATGTGCGATTTTGAACATTCGCATGCATATGGGTATTTGGTATTTGAACCGGACATTGGTTATAAATGTAAGGGTAAAAGAAGAGAACGGGCAAGATGTTTGAATATTATCGACAGACCAGGCAGATCTCAGTTTAAGTTGACGTGgaaaataagagaaaaatctGAATTTTTGCAGGCTTACGAATGTCAAATTGGAGAAAGACTATTTTTTGACAATTCTGCTAGCGCGGTCACCGATGAAATTAACGAAACTAATAATACTGTAATACTGCGATCAAACAGCGAAATCGAGGCTTACActacgatttttcaaaataatcatggcgaaatatattcaaaacTATTTATACAAACTGATCTTCAACTAAACATAAATAAGTATTACCACCTCGAAATTCGCAAACACTTAAGAGATGAAAAATATTGGCTTCTCCGAAGGTGGGGTAGAATAGGAACACACTCTGATAATAAAATGCTTGAACCACTGACTCTAGACGAGTGTCGTGAAAAATATCAAACAAAAGTTTCCGAAATGAAGAACTACATCGAAATGgatattgatataaatttccaaaatagaatcgataaaataaatagtaccCCGACAGATCCAATTGAAGTGCTCATGAAacttatttatgataaaaatattttaaaagaagaATTTATGAATGAATTCCATcttgatttaaatgaaataccAATCGTAAAAGTATCGGAACGCTGGATTGGAAAAGCTGGAATAATTTTAGAAGAAATTCGCTCATTTATTGTTGGCCATGAAAGTAATGACAAGATATTCAATCTGATAGATAAGTCTAATGAATACTATTCACACATACCACATGCATTTGGTAATCAACGGCCTCCAATAATAGATGATTTAGTAAAGTATGAAAAagagttaataaaattaaattccttgATCCAAATGAATGTTCcacgtaattttaataatcctCAAATGGAGGATAACATAAGTCCATTAGAAATCTTTTACCGAAAGTTGAATATAGAAATAGAAGTGCTTAATCGAGACCACgaacattttcaaataattcaacagTACGTCAAAAATACACATTCACCTAGACataatagttataaaataataatatcagagatattttcacttaaaaaacatggaaattatcatgaaaagtATGAAGAACAATCGAATACTCTCGGAAATAAAAAGTGGCTTTGGCATGGGACTAATTTGATTAATATACCTGGTATTTTATTAAACGATTTCAGAATATTGCCGCCTGAAGCTCATATCACGGGAGTTACATTTGGGCAAGGCATCTATTTTACTGATATAGTTTCTAAAGCAGCGAAATTTTCTGGTACCAAATCCCAAAATTCAATAGGTATATTGTTGCTATGTGAAGTCGCATTAGGTAAAATAAAAggatgcaaaaaaaatgattctatAACTATAAACCCCGATGGATATGACTCGATTCTAAGCACAGGGAACATTTTTCCAAACCCTCTTGAATCGTTTACGATTCCGGGAGAGATAGAAGTTCCCTGCGGAACAATAGGTAATTGTATTAATTACCCAAATAACTTACACCATAATGAATACGTCATTTATGATTCcaatcaagtcaaattaaaatatcttgtTCAAGTAGAATACCTTTATGATGTCAATAAGAACTATAACTCTGaatattaa